The Sorghum bicolor cultivar BTx623 chromosome 6, Sorghum_bicolor_NCBIv3, whole genome shotgun sequence genome contains the following window.
CGTTCCGCAGAGCTAATGTAAATATGACAAAGGTCTTATTTAgttaaaattaaaaacttttcaagattcataTTATATTGAATCTTGTGtcatatgtatggagcattaaatataaataaaaacaaaaactaattgcattgtttgtctgtaaatcgcgagacgaattttttaagactagttactccataattgaacaatgtttgttaaataaaaataaaatgctacagtgtcaaaatccaaaaactttttaaatctaaacaaggccaaagtatgCAAGATGTGAACATAAAAAAATGTTGTTGTACTGTGCTACATACATCACCTCTATTCTATCCATGCTTAGGTAGGCTCATATACATAGTTTTAACACTAAAATAATCATAATGGTATTCAAAAAGGCGAATAGCTTATGTAGTGGTTTATCAAAGTAAATTACAAATGTACACTGTACTGGTTTGACGGCAGGACATATATTATGGTGAAAACTTCCACAGAATGTTCTGCTTTTATCGTAAGCACTTGTTACTGATTGCTTGGTGAGGGATTACACGGTGCCTCTTACGTCCTGATCTTGGGATTTGTCTTGTCTATAACGCCTTTTGGACACGCGCTCCTAAGTTTAGGATGCAACAATAATGCAACGTTTAATAAATCACATTGAGCAAGCGATGTGGCAATGTAATGTTTCCCAACCTGAATTCTGATCTCTTCAATTTTACTCTCCTTAATCCCaacttataagtcattccaacttTCTTGAAGAGCCAAAATatcttaagtttgatcaaatttatatcataaaataataacatttatcatatcaaataaatatcatcagattcttcattaattatatttttttatagtaATACCTAtatgatgtcataaatctttgtaatactctataattttggtcaaaattaagatactttgactcttcaaagaaaactaaaatgacttataatttaaaatggagAGAGTAGATATTTGATTTTGTTGCATAATTGTATCTAAAGTTCTAAACTGGCTTCTCTTACATATGACCCAGATTTTACTTAAAAAGGTACATAGGAAAAAAGAGGATATCATAAAAATTTTGTACTTTGTATACTATGACGCCTGGAAACACACGAAAGAATATAGTCTATTTACTTTGTAAGGGACTTTTTGACACAGTCCACAATACCTTCACAATCGTTTTCAGGTATTACACATTCCGTATCAGCTTCTAAGCAGTTCTGCGTTGAGTGAGGAGAACGAAGATTTCCGTGTGTTTGACAGGTCTTCATTGTCTTGCAGTGTTCTGCCTCGTCATCTCGTATATTGACAAATACATCATATAAGTTATCTGCATACAGGAAATAGTGATTATTTACGAGTCCTATGGCAGAGAAATAGAAAGGTCGACTACAAATAGTTCACATCAGGAGGACAGAATCCCGTAAACAAGAAAACAGCATCGGGATTTCGTATGACTCCATGATGGAGCAGCCAATTAATTTCACAAGGATAGCTAACATGTTTAGTTCCAACCTTCTGAaaagtaaaaataaaaaataaaacaagtAATAGGCGGCGATTGAGGGCACAAAAGACATAACAGCAAGTTTACCTATTTTAGGCCTCCTAGAACCTGGACTTCTTGATGCCTGAAACTCATCTGAGGGGCAAATAAAGGTATGCAAGCAATTAGAATAGATATCAACTGTTGATGTATAGTGTTAAGTTTGAAGTGGGTACCGAATAAGTAAAGGTCCTCATTCAGGTAATATTCTAATGCTGCCTCTGGAGCTGGTAGTCTTTTCAATTCCTCTGTCGAAAGGAAACAGAAAATTTACATCATCGAAGTGGAAGTGCAGCTAAATGAATTAGCAGCTTCTGTAATTGCATGGCGGGTTTCAAAACTCTTAAGACGTAAAATGTTTGAATAAGAATTTATGGTAACAAATGATTCAAGGGTTCTGGATGTTCGTAAGAACTAGAAACTGAAAATCTTGAAACATGATGACATTAAATTAAAACGATTTGACACTCATTGGCTGTCTGGCTCATTGCCTTACGTACATGGAAGCCCATTAAGGCAGCCTTACCTTCATGGAGCTTGAGGAACTCGTCATAGGTGGAATATGCATGTCTCTCCACACATTCAGAAAAGTGATCTGTACTCCATTCGAGGGTGCAAACGTTATCACCACAAAAGAACATGACAATAGAAAacaagcatttatttcacaatcgGTAAGTAAGAGTACTTACATGCCATTCTTGGGCTCAGCATGTACATCGCAACAGTCACGAAGTAGTAAAAAAACGCCATAAACCGAGCAAGGAAACAGTCAATCCATAAAGAGTTGCCACCCAATTCCTGATATGAGCCAACCGATGAATCCATAAGTAGGTTGAATTCATGTAAAGAAACTGAAGTGGTAATTCATAAGGAAAACAAAATAGGCAAACCAACAGAATAAAAGTATGTCCCGGTAGAACTTTGACATAATAGCACTGACAGGAAGATCTCGCACACATGGATTTTACTGCAAAGAGAAGATGGAGACATACTTCCATGATCAAGAGGTGATGGAACTCGTTCCAGCTTTGCGCAAAGTGAACCTTTATATAATCAGCTCGTCTCCACCAGCCAAAGGTCGAATACATGTGAAGCACCGATATGAACGCTGCTCATAACCAAGCAGAGTCAAAAACATGCACACCACAACAGCACGAGCAGTAGGGACCTATTTCAGGCTACTGCAAGCATATGACAAAACTGAGCCCTCACCGAAATACGGCACCCTGGCAATCGTCTCCAGCGCAAAGAACCTGGCGTAGTACCGATCACGGTACACGCCCTTGAGTACCATTATCACCGAATCCTGCGGAAAGGAACAGCACATAAGTCGACCATCGAGACGTATGGATGCAGGATTTTGCAGGGGTGAAAAGGATCACCGTGGCGAAAATGTTGAAGGACTGCTCGAGCTTGACCACCCAGTCGCTCGCGTCCGAGGAGGGAACCACGGGGTCATCGGCTCCGACTCCGACTCCGTCCAGGGGCGCGGCGGCGGACTCCTCGAAGTGCCCCTCCGTCCCCTGTTTCTCCCGCTGCGTCCGGATCGCCTCCACGAGGAGACTCCTCCTGCACAGGCCCGGGTTATTGCGGGAGAGAACGACACGAGTACGGTATGGGGGGAGATAGAGTTGGCACGTCGTACCACGCGGTGGCGCGGCCGCGGCGGGAGCGGGGAGCGAGGAAGCCGAATGCGGGAGTGGGCGGCGAGGTGGCCGTGGTGGGCTTGGCGGAAAGGGGCGACGTCGAGGCTACCGCCATGACGACGCTGGCGCCTGGTGGAGTGGAGGGGTGCCGGGGTTCCGTGTGGGTTTTGTGAGGTGGAAATCGGGTGTGAGCGGCGCCGGCGCGCGAGCGAAGGTGGAGACGAGGGACCGAGGGAGAGTGAGGGCCGCTGTTTGCCGTGCGTGTCGCGGCCTACCGCGTACGGGATGACGGCTTTTGCTGCGTGGGGGGCGGCACCGGCGCACCGCGGCGGGCAGCTGCCGAGCTCCGGCTCGGCACGGCAGTGCTCGCGAGTCGCGACCACGAGGAGAAAAATAACAGGATTGATGGATGTGCCGGTGCCGTCTGCCAACTGCAGCGCCTGATTGATCGCTAGCTAGTCCTGACTGAGTTTCGAACCGTGGCGCGATGCGCTCCATTCCTTTTTTGTCACTAGTCACTCTAGTGGATCTCTTTTTCACTACTCACTAATGGATGTACTTTGCGACTTGCGAGCACTTGCCAGCTCCAAGCATGGTAGCGACGTGAGACATAGGACCATCACCGTCGGTAGCCACTGCCACACAGCCCACAGGCGTGCGTGCGGCACGCTAGACCGTTTCAAATGAAGTTGTGCAAACGCGATAGGTTCAGCTTGCAGCGTAAAGGTCTACTCTCTGATGCATAGCAGCACAGGTCCTTTGAACCTGTTCACTTGAACTTATCAGCTATGGAACACATTAGCATCATCAGCAGCCTTTTTTTTAGCCAGCCGAACAGTTGTAAATGTGACAATATTGGTACAACGGGTAAGTGAGACGATCTGGCTCCACAAGGCTTTCTCAATTCTATAACAGTGTGCAAGGGAATTGTGCAACCGGAACACCACAAGCAGTAGTCTGTCGTCAGTCAGTTGTTTCACGCATGTAGTTGGGTGCATTATGACCTTAATATGCTACAAAAATGATCCACCACAGATCGACCTAAGTACCTACAAGTCACATTATCTGTTCTAGCAAGACATATGGACTACGCGCCCTCAAGTTTACATCCTAGTCCATGTAGTATGCATATATAGCTCATGCACTGCCCACTGCTGACTGAGCAGCACTGCTAACGTCCGCAGAGGCCCCGCTGCTTGAGGTTGAGGGGGCCTCGCTGCTTTGACCCACCGACGGATGGGCGTTGGTGCTCTTGTTCTTGGAGGCTAACCTGCTGTTTCTGAGCCTGTTCCTGAGCCGGTTGAAGGGCCGCCAGTGCCATCTGTTGTGTGACTTCATGTGACCCATCATCAGCTTTTGTTGCTCTCTTCTGAAGGCCCTTCGAGCATACCAAGCACCACCTCGCCATCCTAGCGTGTACCTGGAAAATTCCACAAAGTAACACACTTATAGGTTAATGCAAACAGACAGGCTGTAATTTGTTACTCGCGTAACATTGTCACCAGATGGTTGGAGCTAGGAATTATAAAAGATCCCCCAATGACAATACTTGACCAAAGTGGAATTACTTAGGTTGCAAGATATTATGGTGGAGGAAATTCAAGTTGCCACCAGCAGCACATGTGGGAAAAGGTTCCATATCCATACCACCAATAGAAGCAGAAGCAGGGCATGTGCAATTTACCATCAGACCAGTGAATTTCAAGTTTGACTATCACTAATTCACTATATACATGGCAAGTTGGCAACATCATAGCTAAAATAAGTTGTTTAAGTCCAAACTGGTCCAGTCCCAATGATGCCATAGTCCAAAATGGTCGGCAGTGTGTACACTGTACAAAACAAGTCATAATACTTGATACTGCTCTGGTAGTGGGAAAAAGGTTCAAAACTCAAAAGCAAGCCTGATAGTAAACGTACCCCTCCAACATCTACCCGTCCTAAGCCAGTAACCACATAGATCGATGAAACAAGTACCAATTTGATGCATGATGGTCAATGTGGACCCCAGTCATGTCAAGTATAGAACATATGCATGGATCTAAGCTTAATTAAGCTTTAGGCATTATAACCTTATCTAGAAAGTAAGTAACATTCTAGGTCATAAAATGAATTACATAAATTCAAATAGTGGTACTATAAAAGTGGGTAAGAGCGAAGTACAAAACCAAAGTTAAATATCAACAGCAAGAACATACCCAACAACCATTGTGGTCATCGCCGTGGCTACACAGGCTGGAGCGCTAATATTGCTGGAAGTGACAATCTTTTTTATCTCTTCATGTTCAACTTTGTGGTTACCCTTCAGCTGTTAATAGATCAAGAAATGGCATAAGTAAATATGTCTAGCAGTCAATACATCaaaaaagaacaaaaagaaaatagaaaggGACAAGGAAAGCAGATGATCCAACCATTTGAAAACTAGTAGGCAATGTGGTACAATATAAAAAACTAAAGCAtcaagttttttttgtttttggctggGTTAAGGAGTGTATCTCCAACATCAGAGTGCAccataaaaaagaaaataagcaACATAACGAAATAGATACAGATGAAGTGGAAGAACACTTTAATCTTCTTGTCAACAGCACAAGGTATGTTTTGTTGGAATACTAGGTGTGGCTTAATGTCAAGAGCGTCAAGCCCTTGACTGGCAGGACCGCGGCTACGAAGCTCGTAGCCGTCGGCCGTCTTCTCCGGTGAGGTTATACCCCTCTACCGTAGGCTTAGGTTTTAGAAAGGAGACAGGAGACAGGAAATAATTGTTATTGCTTGCTTATATCAATAGAGTCTACAGATATTTATGTCCCTTCTACCTTACTCCTTTTTGCTAAATATCCTATTTGGGACTAATATAAATTGCTAGTACAAAGATAATTAAAGATAACTGGGCCTGTGTTAGCCCCTGGACAGCTCCTGGGACTCCTGGGCCGCGCCCTCGACGCGCTGAACGCGCTCAGCCGCGCGCCTAACGTCCCGAGCCCGACGACGTCTGCTGTACGTATTACCGTACATGACATCTCTCCCCTCCTCCTGtaccagctcgtcctcgagctggaacGTCGGAAAACGTTCGCGGAACGTATCCCAGTCTTCCCAAGATGATGACGATAGTGGCTCGCCCTTCCAACGCACCAAGACCTGTCGCACTCCTCTTGCCAGTCGCGAACGTTCCAGTCGCTCCGGCTCTGGAACTGTGGCGCCGTTGTGGATGACGGGGAGAGGCGGGGGACTGGTTGGAGGATCACCCTGCCACTTTTTCAAGAGCCCGACGTGGAAAACATCATGGAGTCGAGCTCGGGCCGGAAGAGCCACCCGGACGGCCACCGCGTTGATCACCTCCGTGACCTGGTAGGGCCCGAAGAAACGGGGCTTCAACTTGCCGGACGATGGTTCCAGCGAGGCGATGGGGCGGTGGCGAAGACGCAGCAGAACCCAGTCGCCCACAGCATAAGACACCTCCCGATGAGTCTTGTCATAGTGACGTTTCTGAACGGCCTGGGCTTGTTCCAAACGGAAGCGGATGTCTTGCAGAAATTCTTCCCGCTCGGCCATGGTCTTGGCAACGGCCGCCACACGTGTCTCCCCTGCTTCATAGGAGCGTATGGTCGGCGGATCCCGGCCATAAACAATGCGGAACGGAGTGTCACGGAGGGACGACTGATATGCGGAGTTGTAGATGAACTCAGCCCAAGGAAGCCATCGGAGCCATTGACGGGGACGGTCGCCGGTGAAACAACGCAGGTACATGGTGATCACCTTGTTCGCTGCCTCAGTCTGGCCATCTGCTTGCGGGTGAAATGCCGAAGTCATGTGCAACTTTGTTCCCATAAGCCGCATGAGTTCACGCCAAAATGTTGAAGTAAAGATGGGATCGCGATCAGACACCATAGACTGCGGCATCCCGTGAAGACGAACGATGTCGGCGAAGAACGCAGTGGCAACTGATTCTGCTGTGTACGGGTGAGCAAGAGGAATAAAATGACAATACTTGCTAAACCTGTCCACCACGGTGAGAATGACGGACTTCCCGCGAACTTTCGGGAGAGCTTCGACGAAGTCCAGTCCAATGTCGGACCATACCGACGACGGCACTGGAAGCGGCAAGAGGAGCCCCGCCGGGTGAAGTTGCTCCGACTTGAGCCGCTGACAGACTCCGCAGGTGCGGATGAAATCTTGCACGTGGTGGCGCATCCTGGGGAAATGAAAGTCACGCCGGAGTCGATGTAGGGTGCGCTGGACTCCCTCATGGCCGTCATCGTGGATAGCAGTCATGATCTCCAGGAGCAGCGGGGACGAAGGCGCGATGTAGAGGCGGCCTGCATAAGTGACCAGACCATCGCGGACAGCCCACGGTGAGATGCGGGTACCTGCCAAAATCTCGTCTCGGAGAGCCACCAGGGCCGGTTCCTCGGCGTGTGCTTGACGTAGCTTGTCGATGAAGTCGAAGCGCGGCGCTGACAAGGCAAGCACCACTCCCGTGCTGTCTTCCGTGTCGCGGCGAGAGAGAGCATCGGCGACCACGTTCTGAGTGCCCGGCTTGTACTCCACCTCAAAGTCGAATCCCAAAAGCTTCCCGACCCAATGATGTTGAGGGATCGTAGCGAGCCTCTGGTCCAGCAGGAACTTTAAACTGTAGTGATCTGTGCGCACGGTAAAGTGGCGGCCCCAGAGGTACGGACGCCAATGACGGACGGCGTGAACGAGGCCGATCAGCTCCCGCTCATACGCAGCGAGGGAGCGGTGACGTGGCGCGATCGGCCGACTGAAGAACGCGATCGGGTGTTTCTCTTGCAGGAGCACTGCGCCGAAGCCATGCGTCGAAGCATCACATTCGACCACAAATGGCTTGCTGAAATCTGGAAGAGCGAGTACCGGTGCTGTGGTTACGGCCGCCTTCAATGCCTCAAACGCCGCAACCGCCTCCCCCGACCATGAGAAACCGTCTTTTTTCAATAGTGCCGTCAGAGGAGCTGCAATGGCACCGTAGTTGAGGACGAAACGCCGGTAGTAACCTGCCAAGCCGAGGAAACCACGAACCGCGCGTGCCGACTTGGGCACCGGCCAGTCGTGGATGGCCTGTACCTTGGCCGGGTCCATGGCCACGCCCGTCGCTGTGATGATGTGGCCAAGGTAGGAGACCGACGTGACGCCGAAGGCACACTTGGACCTCTTGACAAAGAGGTGCTGGCGGCGGAGTTCGGTCAAAACCACCCGAAGATGTCGAAGATGATCTGCCCACGACGCACTGTAAATGAGGATGTCATCAAAGAAAACGAGGACAAACCGACGAAGGAATGGTCGTAGGACGTCGTTCATCAAGGACTGGAATGTTGCAGGCGCGTTGCACAGGCCGAATGGCATCACCAAGAACTCATAGAGACCGTCGTGCGTGCGGAACGCGGTCTTGTGGACGTCCTCTGGCTTCATGCGCACTTGATGGTAGCCCGAACGCAAATCGAGCTTGGTGAAGAAGCGAGCACCGTGAAGCTCGTCCAGAAGCTCCTCCACCACGGGGATTGGGAAGGCATCCTTGACGGTGAGTGCGTTCAACGCGCGGTAGTCTACGCAGAACCGCCAGGATCCGTCCGGTTTCTTCACGAGGAGTACCGGCGAGGAGAACGCCGATGTTCTGCGGCGGACGATCCCTTGCTCGATCATGGCTGCACACTGGCGTTCCAGCTCATCTTTGTGGGCCGCCGGATACCTGTACGGGCGCACCGCCACCGGTGACGCGCCGGGCTTGAGTAGGATCGGATGGTCACGGCCGCGTGGGGGGGGAAGACCCACCGGGGCAGCGAAAACGTCCCCAAAAGATTCCAGCAGACCCTCCAACAGTGGCTCGCCCGTGGATGCTGCTTGCTCGCGGGTGGTTGCTGCGTGTACCGTGGGCGCCGTCTTGCACGCTACTCCCGACCAACAGATAGGCCGGCCGCCGTGATGGAAGGACAGGGTGTGGGTAGCGACGTCCCAAGCGATGCGCCCTAGGTTCGCCATCCACTGGGTACCCAGCACCATGTCATATCCAGCGAGAGGCATGACGTAAAGGTCGACGTCGAACGTCATGCCCTCGATGGAGATAAGTGCGTGCCGAAGGACGCCTGGGCATGCCACCTTCTCGCCATTGGCGACAGTGGCAGTGAGCCGCGGCCGGGGTAGGATGGCGAGCCCGGTGCGGTGCGCTGCCGCCTCGCCGATGAAGTTGTGCGTGGACCCCATGTCGACCAGGGCGACGAGCGTGGCGGCGCCCAAGGTGACCCGAAGCAGGATGGGCGCGCCCACTGCCACGCCGGCCACAGCATGGAGGGAGAAAACGGGAGTCTCTGCAGCCGCGTCGTCCTCCTGATCAGCAGCACCTCCATCGACGTCATCAATCTCCACACCATCCATGAAGAAGATGCGGCGGCAGAACCTGTTATGGCCACGTGAATACTTTTCGTTACAATTGAAGCACAGACCTTGGCGGCGGCGCTCGGCCATCTCTTCCGAGGTGAGGCGGCGTTGGTTTCCTTCGGCTCGGCCCTGCTGAGCAGCCGCAGGTGGTGCCGGGAGCACCAAGAGAGGCGGTGGAGCCGGCGCGACAGCCCGCACCATGGGAGCCGGTGGTCCGCGCTGATGTGCCCGCGGTGGAGGTGGCGTCGGTCGCTCCTGCTCCATCAACTCGATCTAGCGGGCCAGGCTCATGGCGGCGGATAGGGAGTCCGGGCTGTGGATGCGGACGGCGTGGCTGAGTGGCGGTAGGAGCCCTCCTGTGAAAAGTTGGACCCGTTGTGCCTCATCCAGGCGACCGGCGCGAGGCAACAATGCCTGGAACCGATTGGCATACTCCTCCACGGTCCCTGTCCGGCGGCACTCGGCGAGCTCAAACAACGGGGCGGAACGGAGGGGAGGGCCGAACCTCAAATTCAGCAGATCCTTGAAATTTCCCCATAGCGGCGTGCCATCATCTTCCTGCAGCTGTTGGAACCACAGCTGTGCGGTGTCGTCCAAATGATACGACGCCATGCGCACGCGCTCTTCTGCCATGGTTCGGTGTTGGCGAAAATAGGCCTCGCATTTGTTGAGGAACAGCATGGGATCGGTCGTGCCGTCGAAGCGGGGGAAGTCCCACTTCTTGTGCTTCGGGTGGAAGTCCTGATCGTGCAGACCCTCCAGGCGTCTGCCGTCGGCGCCACCGAACGACGATGACTCGGACTTCTCCTTCATCGAGGCCATGTCGGCCTTCAAGGTCGTCATCTCGTCAGACATAGTCTTGAGCTGCGCGAGAACATCGGCCAGGGTGGGTTCAGCCATGGCTGGGGACTGGGCAGTGGACGCTGTGGAGGGGGTCGGGGAAGATGGCTGCTGGGCgaggtgggcggcggcggcggcggcgggaggtgGAGCGGAGGTGGAGGTAGAGGATCGCCGGATAGCTGATACCAAGTTGTCAAGAGCGTCAAGCCCTTGACTGGCAGGACCGCGGCTACGAAGCTCGTAGCCGTCGGCCGTCTTCTCCGGTGAGGTTATACCCCTCTACCGTAGGCTTAGGTTTTAGAAAGGAGACAGGAGACAGGAAATAATTGTTATTGCTTGCTTATATCAATAGAGTCTACAGATATTTATGTCCCTTCTACCTTACTCCTTTTTGCTAAATATCCTATTTGGGACTAATATAAATTGCTAGTACAAAGATAATTAAAGATAACTGGGCCTGTGTTAGCCCCTGGACAGCTCCTGGGACTCCTGGGCCGCGCCCTCGACGCGCTGAACGCGCTCAGCCGCGCGCCTAACGTCCCGAGCCCGACGACGTCTGCTGTACGTATTACCGTACATGACACTTAAGGTGGTATTGTAATCTGTGGCAGCGGCGTAGCATGGCCCACGAGAAAGGAGGCGCTAAATTGCTGGCTTCAACATCAAAACACAGTGAGATATTAAATAATGAATAGATGTGCAATTCAGCCTATTACGGGTCTCAGGGCCATTAAACTTCTCTGAAACAAGGAGGCCCTGTTTCGCCTCCACTACCCTCTGCCCCTGATTTGTGGTAGTTCCCCTTCAGAGACAGCGTTTGCTCTTCCTTTCTAATATGGGTAATTTGTTTGTAGGACATTTCTGTACTTCCTTTCTaatatggaaaaattgtctagtcCCCCAAACCAATTTTCCTTGTAATATAATAAGTGGTTTTCCTGCATGTTCGTTTGAACAAAAAAAATGTTGCTCACAAAACAAAATAGCACCACGCACATGTTTCTAATCTCATATGCCCTGAAATTTTAAGCCTACACTGGAACAGTTCAAACTTGCTTTGATGTCagctttgcatatgtaggtctAGCTGAGAAGTGAGAAATGAGAACAGGTGTAAAGGATACAACTCTGTGTTCAAAGAGTAACTAAAAAAGCTTTGACAGTATTTCTTCTGTGTGATGATTACTGTCTGTCTGGGGGTGTGCGTTTGTGCGTGGGTGCTTTTGTGTGAGAGTTTGTGTTTCGAAAGTGTGTGTTTTCAGACCAGCTGTCTCTTTTTGACTAAAAGACATAACACTCCTGCATGTTTAAGAAAATCAGTattattttttcctttttttgtcgGAGGCTAAGAGATTATACAACTATTGAGATTACACAACTGTTGACTAAAAGACATAACactccttaatgctcacaacacCTGCTGGGGTTACCAGCTTACAAACAGAGCCCAAAGGAGAGAATGGCTCGCTTCGCCAAAGAAAACAGTATTTCTTCTAAATTACTTACAGATGATTCAATTGACTCAAGCCTCCTTTCAATCCTTGATTGATGAACCTGACGAAGTGAATAGCCTATAGTGAGAAAATTCACGTTGTGAATATTGTGAATCCATCCAATGAAGATATTCTAAGAAACATAAGTAAACATTCAGTACATTAAAAATGGACGttagacacattattctctgtTAATCCAAACTGTTGCACATGGACGAGAAACTACCAGTTGAGAACACAAGTGATGTGACTTCAAATCTAACAGAATATAATTGAATTGTCAACATGAGTTTAGAACAATCACCCCATGCAAATTAAATTGGGGAACCAGCAAAGAATCCAACACCAAAGGTAAACTATGTTTTTCCAAGCCTAACTCGTATGGTCCTGTGAAAAATGGAATACAAACAAACTCCAAGTCTCCATTTCACCCACACTGGACAATGCAGAAACCATCGCAGCACAGTTCCATCTAATCATTCCCTAATCCCTATCAAAGTGAAGCACTATGAGTAACAAAGCTGTAGCAGCATACAAGCCGCACGATTGCAGCACTACGTCTCACAACTACAGCTAAAGTGATTGAGAAACCCAGCCTGATGAATCAGCAGGAACCTCCAGACTGTTGATTATTCACACATCACCCACCAAACCATGGCCAATACTGAAATCTAGAGGAACAGCTGATCTGCCAGAGCAGGGAGGAGCGTACCAGCCCAAGCCGTGAGGACGGAGGCGATGGAGGTGCCGACGGTGAAGACGATGCGGTGGTTCTCGAACACTTGCTGCGGACCACCGGAAGAGAGTACGCGCACACGTCAGCGAATCAAGCAAAATCACAGCGTACACGGGGGCATTAGGGAGGGGGCTAGGTCGCCAGTCGTCACCTTGGTGGAGAAGAAGGTGTCGCAGACAGCGGCCCAGGAGTTGGACGCCCGCCTCCGGATATTGGGGAGCGTGAGCAGCGCGCGCCCCGCGCCGCCCAGCCGCCGCACCACCATCGGCCCCCGACCGCGGGCGCTTCACGCCTTTTCCGGGGTGTTGCTTGGGTGGGGATTCGAGTAGTTCCGGGGGGATTTGGGTGGGAGGCGAGCGGCCGAGCTGGCTTAACCGCTtggctcctcttcctcctccgcttTCCCCTCCCACGGCGGAGGGAGGCCGACCAACTTGCGGAATACGCAACGAACGGGGGCGCCGCCCCTTGAGGTGAGGAGGGCCGAGCGAGGAGCCGAGGAGACTCAGAGAGCGAGGAGGATCGAGCGATGGGGGCCACTGGCCAGGAACGGAGCCTCGGAAAACGGGCAAACAAGATGGATCCGACGGAGtatacaagaaaaagaagatgaATTGGTATTTGAAATTTGAAACACCGTGTTCGTACTCCAAAGTCCTTGTCGATCGTGGCAAACTCGTGAAACACGAATACGGATACTACAATCGATATGTCCTTCATAGTCCAAGGATATATCATACCAGTATTTTTAGCGTATAATAATATGGTATAAAAACCACTTTATCAATTTGATGGTAAAATTTGGCGTAATATATATAATTacatagagcatctccaacgacTCCTTTAAATTGACTTGCTATATtttgagttatagcaagttgctatTTTGTTTGTCAAGGAGAAAAAAGATGTACCTCCAACAAGTTGGTATTCTCACttgataaaattaaaaaaataggcTCAACTTTCTCCAAATTGGTATCGTGCCTTCCACGCACACTCCTTCCTGCGCGACAGATCTC
Protein-coding sequences here:
- the LOC110436369 gene encoding ubiquinol oxidase 4, chloroplastic/chromoplastic-like, with the protein product MAVASTSPLSAKPTTATSPPTPAFGFLAPRSRRGRATAWRSLLVEAIRTQREKQGTEGHFEESAAAPLDGVGVGADDPVVPSSDASDWVVKLEQSFNIFATDSVIMVLKGVYRDRYYARFFALETIARVPYFAFISVLHMYSTFGWWRRADYIKVHFAQSWNEFHHLLIMEELGGNSLWIDCFLARFMAFFYYFVTVAMYMLSPRMAYHFSECVERHAYSTYDEFLKLHEEELKRLPAPEAALEYYLNEDLYLFDEFQASRSPGSRRPKIDNLYDVFVNIRDDEAEHCKTMKTCQTHGNLRSPHSTQNCLEADTECVIPENDCEGIVDCVKKSLTK
- the LOC8082575 gene encoding uncharacterized protein LOC8082575, with amino-acid sequence MVVRRLGGAGRALLTLPNIRRRASNSWAAVCDTFFSTKQVFENHRIVFTVGTSIASVLTAWAGYSLRQVHQSRIERRLESIESSLKGNHKVEHEEIKKIVTSSNISAPACVATAMTTMVVGYTLGWRGGAWYARRAFRREQQKLMMGHMKSHNRWHWRPFNRLRNRLRNSRLASKNKSTNAHPSVGQSSEAPSTSSSGASADVSSAAQSAVGSA